The Pontibacter sp. SGAir0037 DNA segment GGAAATTACGCTTTTTGAGTGGCTGGTTGAGCATTTCTATAATGCCCCTGTGCCGGTAGTCATACTTTATTCTGTTAAAGGTGTTAAACAGCGCCTGCTTCTCTCCTTCCAGCACTTGTATAAAGTTTCCATCACTGTATAAGAGGATTCCGGTTATCCCATTCTTGCTGTTGTTTTCTCTCGACTTTTGTAAGATGTGTGCTAATTGTTCATCATTCATCTCCTCGACTGCCGAACTCAAATATACCAAATGATGCATTTTACCAGAAGCTACGGTTAATAAGTTGTTTAAAGTAAAAAAGTTAAAAGCGATTGCCTGAAATTAGGTGTGGTAACAATTGTAAAGGTAGCTAAAAGGTAAAGTTAAACAAAGTAAACAGATGGTTACTGCCATACTTTGGTGGTTAAAACAGCCAGTTAAACAAAACTGCCTGTACTTATTGCACAGGCAGTTTTGTTTAACTGGTTTAAAATCTGGGCCGAAAGCAATAACGGCCAATTCAGAATCATAGCTCTACTTTAATAGAGCATTGTTAGATGCCAGCAACTGTTCTGTCTGCAGTTTAGCGGTATCCAGTCTCGCATAGTCATCTCTGTTATCGCCCCTGGCCCAGTTCACAAGCGCAAGTGCTATAGCTACGGCAATGGCAATGATAAGTGCTGGCAGAAACCCATCTACTTTAAAATTGCTGACCAGCTTATCTACCAGTTTAAGCATTAAAGCTGTTACAATCAAACCAACTATAGATTCCAGTAAGAAGAAAGTTACCAGGTTTAACACACCGCCTAAAATCCAGCCTATTGTTGCCGTAAAAATAGCTGTTAGGAAAGCCACCCATAAAGCGGTCCAGAAGCTTTTTACATGTACACTTGGCATCAGGTAAGCCAGCAGCACAATTACACCTGCCGTAACTAATAAGTTAATAATAAAATTCATAGTTTTTATGTAGTTAGGTTAAACGTTCTAATTCCCCTAACATACGTGGCGTTAAACAAAAATGATAGGTTTAGCTCAGAATTAACCTGTATAGACCTATTCCTGCACGGCCGGCAGCCTGCTAGTTTTTCAGCTTGTCCTTAAACTTCTGTTCAAACTTATCCATTTTAGGCTCTGCCACTCGTTGCATGTACACATTATCCGGGTTCTGGCGGTAGAAATCCTGGTGGTAATCTTCGGCTTCGTAGAAAGCTTTAAGAGGCTCTACTTTGGTTACTACTTTCTTCAGAAACCCACTTGCACTTTCCAGGCTGCTGATGTATTGTTCCGCCTGTTGCTTTTGCTCCTGGTTGTGGTAAAAGATGGCAGAGCGGTATTGTTCCCCGACATCGGGGCCCTGCCTGTTTAAGGTGGTTGGGTCGTGGGTGGCAAAGAACACCTCCAGCAGGTCTTGGTATGTCAGCAACTGTGGATCGTAGTAGATCTGCACACATTCTGCATGGCCGGTAGTACCTGCGCTTACTTGCTGATAAGTCGGGTTTTTTACGTGTCCGCCTGCGTATCCCGAAACTACTTTCTTAACACCTTTCAGCCTTTCAAAAAATGCTTCGGTACACCAGAAGCAGCCTCCTGCAAAGGTTGCTTTCTCTAATTTTGCAGAATCTGCAATAGCCTCGTCTAAAGAGGCAGAAGCCTGCGTTGGTGCTTTTTCTCCAGTGGATGCTTCGGAGCAGGATACCAGCCAGAACAGCTGTGGCAGCATCAGCCATATAATTCTATGTAGCATAATTTTAGTTTAAGTCGCCTTATGTTTATTCCGGATCAATCATGAATCCGGTTTTAAAGAACTTATTGGTTCACAAAAAGTTTTAGATTATTCGGTTACAAGCTATGCTATACACCATGCTTTTTATCAGCTATCACTTTTTCGAACTCCCATTTAACACGCTGCTTAAAGTCCTGGCGGCGATTGTTGCAATCAGGCTTTTCGCATACCGTACAGGAAGGTGCAATACAAGGGTCTGTATGAATAAACAATTCTATACTTGGATCGATCTTTTCTCTTACCAGTTTGCCTACAGCCTCTACTTCGTCGTGCGCCTGCAAAACGTTCAGGTACCAGGGCACAGTCAGGTGGCAGTCGATGTGCAGGGTAGCGCCATACTTAATCACCCGGAGGTTATGTATATCAATCCAGTTTTCACGCCTGTTTTCATTCAGCACATCAACAATTTCTTTTAGGAGCTCATAATCGGCTTCATCCATAATGCCAGCCAAAGAAGATCGTACAATACGGTAGCCGGTGTAGCAGATAACCAGGCCAAAAACAATCGCCACGACACTATCCAGCCAGACCTGCCCGGTCAGGTAAATGAGCAGCAAACCTGCTAATATACCTGCAGTGGAATACGCATCAGATTTCAGGTGCTTCCCTCCTGCCACCAGCACCATTGATTTATTCTGCTGCCCTTTCTTAACGATCAAATAGCCTGTACCGAAATTAATCAGGCCGGCAACAGCTGTGAGTATGATACCTGCATCAAGCTGTTGGAGCTCTACTGGGGAAAACAGGTTGTAGAAAGACTTAACAATAATAATGGTTCCGGCAATTAAAATAAGTGAACCTTCGAGCGAGGCAGCCAGAAATTCTATTTTACCATGCCCGTACGGATGGTTAATGTCGCGTGGACGAGCCGACAAGATCAGACTGTACAGTGACACCGAACCTGCCACCACATTGATGATAGACTCCAGCGCATCGGTCAGAATAGCGTTGGAGTTGGTGTAAAAGTAAGCGACAAACTTCGTTATGAGCAGCAGCAAGCCAATCAAAACCACATATAACTGTAGCCTTATATTCTCCCGAAGATTTTTTATGATGTGGAGCATGTAATGTTCAGGAACAGTTTTTTCTGCACCTGGTTTTAATTTCAGTATAAAGATAAAGATTTTGCACAGCTGTGGAGGCACAATTCTGTTACCAGTTCAGGCTGCCAGTTTTAATATGCTCGTTTTAAATCGGTTAAAAGACGTTCCTATAAAACAAAAAACGATGGCTGTAGAGCCATCGTTCCCCTGTTTCATAAGATTTATTTACTCCTGCAACATATCGCTTAAATCGAGCCAGTTTGGGTTCATAGACTCTATTAAGTGGTAGGTCGTGTCTATGGAATTACTCTTGATCTGGTTTTCTCTGTGGCGGGCCATTTCTTCCAGACTGTAATGTTCGTAATAAACCAGTTTACAATTTTCGGGTGATGGTGCTTTATGAAGCCTTTGCATCTGCTCCGGAATATCACCAGCAATTCCTATCTGTACATCTGCTCCGGGCCTGTTTCCAAAAATGTATACAAAGTAATGGGCTTGTTGTAATTGCATAGTCGTCTTATTTTGTCCCGGAATTTTATACGTAGACTGTCAGTATCAGTTTTGGTGGAAGTTGCTGGAGGGGAAAACTGCCTTATTTCGAAGTTTAAAAATTTCCTGATGCAATTATATTATACAGGTGTGGCAGAAGTAACTTAGCTGCTATTGTTAAGTGATTAAGCACATTTTTAATTTTTTATTTAATAAAAGTAAGCCTTTCAAGCAGTGGTAGGTTTTATTTTATAAAAATGAAATAAAAAATTTAACTCTTGTGTGGTTCATAAAAGTATAATTCAGAGAAAATTATATTATAAGAATTGAATTAAAAGATAGCGAGAATTATATATTTAATTTTTGTAATTAATGTTTAAACTAATTAATTGTTTTATATAATTTTGAATTGAAATATTTATTAGTAATTTAACGCATCAGTAAAAATACTTACATAGTCTTCAATACCTAGCTGTTGCTTCCAGCACTAACAAAATGAACTTATACACGAATGAATATTATTCCATAACTTTAAAAGGAGAGGAAAAAGTTATGGTTACAAAATGGCTGGCTTATCCTTCAACAGACGACTTTAGGGAATACACGAATATAGCAATTGAGCTAGCCACACAATACCAGGTAAAATATTGGCTTTGCGACAACACAAAGGGTATTATGCTTACGCTTGATCAGCAGCGGTGGAAAGCCGAAAGACTAGCTAAGAGTATGCTGGGTTCAGGTTTGCAGCGTATTGCACTGGTAGCACCCCGGGAAGCGCTGTACCAAATTGTTTTATACCAGATTGCTGAAAAGTTTACCACTTTGGTAGAAGATAAAATTGCGATAGAAGCTTTTAGTAAGGCTGAGCTTGCAAACGAATGGCTGCTGGATGGGGAACTGCTGCATCACTCCTGAGGCTTCTGGTGGAAGAAAATGAGCGGAAGCTAAACCTGCCATATGCTGCTTCGTAACAAATCTTTAAGAAAAGAACTGTTATGGCCCTGAATCCGAAACTCGAAAATAAGCTTAGTAAAATTTACGCACCATCCAGCCGCCTGGATGATAATTATAATGGCAAAGATATTACGTTTGTCACGAATGAATTTGGAGAGCCTGTAACACTGTTTATAGGTACAAGAAGAGATGATGGCGCAATTGCCGGAGAGCGATATGCCCGAAAGATTGTACGTAAACCCAACAGCCAGGAAATACTGAAAAGCCACTGGGACCTAAAAGGTAAAATAACCAAGTTTTCCTGATAACAGCTGCAGCGGGAAATTAAAGTTCGTTCAAGTCAAAATCTTTGCCTTTGCCATACTGTAACAGGTCATTGAGCAGGTAAACCTCCAGCGTGTTTAAATCCTTAACCTTAAATACGCCTTCTTCTGGAATTTCCATTACCTGAAAATCAAATACTTCGTCGTAGTTACGCATGCTGTACTTCTTCCCTTTCCGTAAATTATCAAATGATAAAGGCATAGCTCCTTCTCCTGTTATTTCTGCAAATGTACTCTTTTACGCTTTAACCTGATTTCTGATTTAAGGTTAAGTTTTATATTTTGCAACCCACTTATACCTATAGCCAGTGCTGGAGATACTTTTTGAGGACGATTATTATGTGGCGGTAAACAAACCGAATGGTTTGCTGGTACACCGCACCCGCATAGCAGAAGAAAAGAAAGAATTTGCGTTACAGATACTCCGCGATCAGCTGGGATATCATTTGTTCACAGTCCACAGGCTCGACAGAGGCACTTCCGGTGTATTGCTTTTTGCCAAGAGCTCTAAGGTTGCAACGCTGACTGTGAAAGCATTTGAAGAGCGCCAGATGGAGAAATTATACTATGCGATTGTGCGTGGCTATACTCCTCCGGAAGGCACCATTGACAATCCTGTAAAACCAGACAAAGACCATAAGCATAAAGCACCTCAGGATGCTATAACACATTATAAACAGCTGGGCACTGTTGAATTGGCTATACCGGTTGGCAGGTACCAGACTGCCCGTTACTCCCTGGTGCAGGTTGTGCCGGAAACCGGGCGCATGCACCAGATCCGGAAGCATTTCGCGCATCTGCGCCATTATATAGTTGGCGATAAACGGCATGGCGACTGGCGGCATAACAAAATGTTTTTTGATGAGCTGCAGAGTCCTTTTCTGCTGCTGCATGCCGCCATGCTGGGTTTCGAGCATCCTGTAACAAAGCAGTATATGGAGGTACATGCTCCGGTGCCGCAGAACATGGCCCGGCTTTGCACGCAGTTTGGCTGGAAAGATGTATTACCTGCTGCGGTGTTTCCGCCTGCTTCAGAGGCATTGTAATTCAGGGCCGAACCAGCCAGCAGGGCCTATGAGCGAGCCTGCTGTCTGTCGCGCAGCTGCTCCAGTAAGGCTCTGTCTTCACTGTCCAGGTTAACGGGAAGCATTACCTGTACTTTTGCATATAAGTCACCGAACTGATCTGCTTTACCGTATACAGGCATTCCTTTTCCGCGAAGCCTTAATACTTTACCATTTTGAGTACCGGCTGGTACTTTAAATTTAAGTTGTCCTGCCAAAGTATTAACCTGTACCTCTCCACCCAGTATGGCTGTATACATATCCATTGGGAGCTCTGTGTGCAGGTCGTCGCCTTTGCGTTCGATGGTCGGATGGGGCTGAACAGAGACTTTAATATATAAATCGCCGTTTGCAGCACCTGCCCCTGTGCCCGGAGCACCTTTGCCTTTGATGCGAAGCACCTGTCCGTCGGCAACACCCGGCTTCGTGTTGATCCGAAGCTGCTGGTTGTCGAGCGTTAGCAAGTGTGCCGTGCCACTATAGGCTTCCTGCAGCGTGATAGACATATCAGCTTCATAGTCCTGCCCTTTTCTGGCCTGGGTGCCTCTTCTTCCTGCAAAGCCGCCGCCAAAGCCACCTCCTCCGAAGAACTGCTTAAAGAAGTCAGAGAAGTCGCTGCCAAAAACATCATCTGCATTGCCATAGGCACCTGCACCCTGGTACTGGCCTCCGAAGCCACTGCCTTGTTGCTGATACTGCTTCCAGTTGGCTCCTAACTGGTCGTACTGCCTGCGCTTGGTTTCATCCCCGATTACCTCGTAAGCTTCACTTATATCCTTAAATCTTTCTTCGGCAGCGGT contains these protein-coding regions:
- a CDS encoding pseudouridine synthase, coding for MLEILFEDDYYVAVNKPNGLLVHRTRIAEEKKEFALQILRDQLGYHLFTVHRLDRGTSGVLLFAKSSKVATLTVKAFEERQMEKLYYAIVRGYTPPEGTIDNPVKPDKDHKHKAPQDAITHYKQLGTVELAIPVGRYQTARYSLVQVVPETGRMHQIRKHFAHLRHYIVGDKRHGDWRHNKMFFDELQSPFLLLHAAMLGFEHPVTKQYMEVHAPVPQNMARLCTQFGWKDVLPAAVFPPASEAL
- the msrA gene encoding peptide-methionine (S)-S-oxide reductase MsrA, which codes for MLHRIIWLMLPQLFWLVSCSEASTGEKAPTQASASLDEAIADSAKLEKATFAGGCFWCTEAFFERLKGVKKVVSGYAGGHVKNPTYQQVSAGTTGHAECVQIYYDPQLLTYQDLLEVFFATHDPTTLNRQGPDVGEQYRSAIFYHNQEQKQQAEQYISSLESASGFLKKVVTKVEPLKAFYEAEDYHQDFYRQNPDNVYMQRVAEPKMDKFEQKFKDKLKN
- a CDS encoding cation diffusion facilitator family transporter, with translation MLHIIKNLRENIRLQLYVVLIGLLLLITKFVAYFYTNSNAILTDALESIINVVAGSVSLYSLILSARPRDINHPYGHGKIEFLAASLEGSLILIAGTIIIVKSFYNLFSPVELQQLDAGIILTAVAGLINFGTGYLIVKKGQQNKSMVLVAGGKHLKSDAYSTAGILAGLLLIYLTGQVWLDSVVAIVFGLVICYTGYRIVRSSLAGIMDEADYELLKEIVDVLNENRRENWIDIHNLRVIKYGATLHIDCHLTVPWYLNVLQAHDEVEAVGKLVREKIDPSIELFIHTDPCIAPSCTVCEKPDCNNRRQDFKQRVKWEFEKVIADKKHGV
- a CDS encoding excinuclease ABC subunit C yields the protein MQLQQAHYFVYIFGNRPGADVQIGIAGDIPEQMQRLHKAPSPENCKLVYYEHYSLEEMARHRENQIKSNSIDTTYHLIESMNPNWLDLSDMLQE
- a CDS encoding phage holin family protein, which translates into the protein MNFIINLLVTAGVIVLLAYLMPSVHVKSFWTALWVAFLTAIFTATIGWILGGVLNLVTFFLLESIVGLIVTALMLKLVDKLVSNFKVDGFLPALIIAIAVAIALALVNWARGDNRDDYARLDTAKLQTEQLLASNNALLK
- a CDS encoding DnaJ C-terminal domain-containing protein; the encoded protein is MDYKDYYNILGVAKTATQAEIKKAYRALAKKYHPDKTKGDTAAEERFKDISEAYEVIGDETKRRQYDQLGANWKQYQQQGSGFGGQYQGAGAYGNADDVFGSDFSDFFKQFFGGGGFGGGFAGRRGTQARKGQDYEADMSITLQEAYSGTAHLLTLDNQQLRINTKPGVADGQVLRIKGKGAPGTGAGAANGDLYIKVSVQPHPTIERKGDDLHTELPMDMYTAILGGEVQVNTLAGQLKFKVPAGTQNGKVLRLRGKGMPVYGKADQFGDLYAKVQVMLPVNLDSEDRALLEQLRDRQQARS
- a CDS encoding BLUF domain-containing protein, which gives rise to MHHLVYLSSAVEEMNDEQLAHILQKSRENNSKNGITGILLYSDGNFIQVLEGEKQALFNTFNRIKYDYRHRGIIEMLNQPLKKRNFPDWSMGFKTIAASEFTRFAGFVDLQQRTFLNQELQQQEQDAITLLKIFAADNIR